Sequence from the Piscinibacter sp. HJYY11 genome:
GGATGGTGCCCGCCTCGACGGCGGCGATGGTGTTGGTGATGAAGGCACGCCAGTCGTCCGGCACCATCACGATGTCGATGCCGGCGTTGATGGCCGGCGGGCAGTCGGAGTTGGTGCAGGTGCGCGTGGTGCCGGTGCTGTCCTGGTAGGTCACCTGGCCGATGCCGTTCCAGTCGGACACGATCAGGCCGTCGAAGCCCATCTTGCCCTTCAGCACGTCGGTCATCAGGTAGCGGTTGCCGTGCATCTTCACGTTGTTGAAGTCGAGTGCGGTGCCGCTGCCGTCGGTGCCGGTGAAGGTCCAGCTGTTGAACGAGGCCATCACGGTCTGCGCGCCGGCCGCGAGCGAGGTGTAGTAGCCCGCGCCGTGGATGTTCATCATGTCGCGCAGGTTGGCCTTCGTTTCGCCCTGGTCCTTGCCCATGTCGGTGCCGCCGTCGCCCATGAAGTGCTTGGCGGTGGCGATCACGGTGGGCCGGCCGGCCGGGTCGAAGCGGCCTTGCAGGCCGGTGGTGAAGCGCCCGCCGTAGTCGCTCACGATGGCCGGGTCTTCGGAGAAGCCCTCGTAGGTGCGGCCCCAGCGGTCGTCGCGCACCACGGCCAGCGTGGGGGCGAAGGTCCAGTCGATGCCGGTGGTGCGGACCTGCTTCGCGACCGCAGCGCCGATGCGCTCGATCATCTCGGGGTCATTGGCGGCACCCAGGCCGATGTTGTGCGGAAAGAGGGTGGCGCCGTAGAGGTTGTTGTGGCCGTGCACGGCATCCGTGCCCCAGATGAGCGGCACCTTGATGGCCATGTCGGTGGACATCGAGGCTTCCCAGTAGGCATCGGCCAGCGCCACCCAGTCGGCCGCGCTCGCGCGCTTGTTGTTGCCGGGCCAGGCGCCGCCGCCGTTGAGCACCGAGCCGATGTAGTACTGCCGCACCTCGGCCGGCGTGATCGCCGTGATGTTGGGCTGCGTCATCTGGCCGACCTTCTGCGCCAGCGTCATGCCGGCGAGGATGGTCTGGATCTGCGCTTCCTGCGTGGCGTCGCGCGCGATCACGCTCTGCACGCGGGGCCAGTCCTGCAGTTCGGGTGAAGCAGCGGGTGGCGCGGCGGTGTCGTCGCCGCCGCCGCAAGCGGCCAGCATCAGGCTCAAGGCCAACGCGCTGGCCGAGAGCCCAGACGCCCGTAATGTGATGTTCATGTTGTCTCCTCTGCACCGGTTGGAAAGCCCGCGGGGGCGGGCTGAAGCACGGAAGGGGCGCGAGACGGAACCGGTTCCAAACTTGCGCGAGGTCGGACTCTAAAAGCATTAATGTTTTGTTAACCTAGGTTAACTACTGATTAATGGTCTTGTGGCGGCCGGACGGGCGCCGGGACCGCGGGGCCAACGGCACAGACCGCGACTGATCTGCCCGAGCCGGCTTGAGGCCGCGGAATTGATCTGCGTCATGCGTCGGTGCCGTCGCACTTCCTAGAGTGGCGCATGACCTCCCCACAGGCCGGCGTGGCCTTGCCCCTGCCTCCCTTGACACCACGCGAGAAAGCCGCGCTCGACGACGACGCGCCTCTCGCGAAGTGCACAAGCTGGCGCCAGGCGGCCGATGGCCGGCGCGAAGCCGAGTCGGTGCTGGCCTTGCAGGGCATGTATTGCGCGGCATGCGCCGGCGTGATCGAGGCGGCGCTCCGGCGCGTGCCCGGTGTGCAGAGCGCAGAGGTGAATGCTGCAAGCGAGCGCGCCTCGGTGCGCTGGGACCCTTCTCGCACACGCGCCTCGGCACTGGTCGATGCGGTGCAGGCCGCCGGCTACCGCGCGCTCCCCGCAGAGCACGAAGCGGCCCGCGGCGCGCGGCTGCGCGAGTCGCGACAGGCCTTGTGGCGCCTCTTCGTGGCGGGCTTCTGCATGATGCAGGTGATGATGCTCACCACGCCCGGCTACCTGGCCGAGCCGGGTGAGATTGCGCCCGATCTCGCGGCACTGATGGGCTGGGCGGCCTGGGTGCTGACGCTGCCGGTGCTGCTCTTTTCGGCCGGCCCGTTCTTCAAGGGCGCGTGGAACGCGCTGCGCCAGCGGCGCATCGGGATGGACGTGCCCGTGGCCCTCGGCATCGCCGTCACCTTCATCGCCGGCACGGTGGTGACCTTCGAGCCCACCGGTGCCTTCGGTGCCGACCCGTACCTCGATTCGATGACCATGTTCGTGAGCTTCCTGCTGGCCGGGCGCTGGCTGGAACTGCGGGCGCGCCATCGCAGCACCGAGGCGCTTGACGCGCTGCTGCAGCGCCTGCCCGATGCGGTGGAGCGGCTGGCCGACGACGGCACGGCCGAGACCGTGCCGGTCGCACGCCTGCAGGTCGGTGACCGCGTGCGCGTGGCCGCCGGCCAGGCCTTCCCGGGTGACGCGCAGGTGCTCGAAGGCAGCACGCAGGTCGACGAAGCGATGCTCACCGGCGAATCGCGCCCCGTGGAGCGCGCGGTGGGCGACGAGGTGGTCGGCGGCAGCCTCAACCTTGCGGCGCCGGTCGTCGTGCGTGTGCAGCAGCTCGGCGAGGGCACGTGCTACCAGCAGATCGTCGAGCTGCTGCAGCATGCCTTGACCCAGCGCCCCGGCGTGCTGCGCCTGGCCGACCGCCTGGCCGGCCCGTTCCTGCTTGGCGTCTTGCTGCTCGCCGCGGGCGCTGCGGCGGCGTGGAGCGTGATCGACCCGACACGTGCGGTGTGGGTGGCCGTCGCGGTGCTCATCGTCACCTGCCCGTGTGCGCTGTCGCTGGCCGCCCCGGCCGCGCTGCTGGCCGCCACGGGCGGTCTCGCGCGGCGCGGCGTGCTGGTGCAGCGGCTCGATGCGATCGAGGCGTTGGCCAGCGTCGACACCGCCGTCTTCGACAAGACCGGCACGCTGACGCAAGACCGCCTCGTGCTCGCCGCCACGGTGCTCACGCCTCACGCAGACCGGGTGGCGTTGCTGTCGCGAGCGGCGTCGCTTGCGGCGCTGTCGCGCCACCCGCTGTCGGTGGCGTTGGTGCATGCCCTCCCGGCCGCCTCGCACGACTGGCGCGAGCTGCAGGAGGTCGCAGGGCGGGGCATCGAGGCGCACGACGCGCAGGGACGCCTCTGGCGGCTGGGCGCGCCCGACTGGGTTGGCATCGCAGTCGCGGGCACGGCCACGCGGCCACGCGTCGCCTTCGCTCCCCACCGGGCCTCACTCGATGAGCAGGTGCTGTTCGAGTTCGATGAAGCCCTGCGCACCGATGCGCAGGAAGCGCTGCAAGAGCTCGTGTCGCACGGTCTGCAGGTGCGTCTCTTGTCCGGAGACGCCGAAGGCAGCGTGCAGGCCGTGGCCCACCGTCTCGGCATCGCCCGAGCGCAAGGCCAAGCCACGCCTGAAGACAAGCTGCGCACCATCGAAGCGCTGCAAGGGCAGGGCCACCGCGTGCTGATGGTGGGCGATGGCCTCAACGATGGCCCGGTGCTCGCGCGCGCCGACGTGTCGTTCGCCCTCGCGCACGGCAGCGCCCTCGCGCAGCAGCGCTCCGATTTCATCGTGCTCGGCAGCCGCCTCGGCGAGATCCCCGCCGCGCTCGAGCGAGCCCGCCAGACCGTGCGCGTGATGCGCCAGAACCTCGGCTGGTCGATCGCCTACAACGCCGCCTGCGTGCCGCTGGCACTCACCGGCCACCTGCCGCCCTGGGCCGCGGGCCTCGGCATGGCGGGGAGCTCGCTGTTCGTGGTGCTCAACGCACTGCGCCTCTCACGCTGACGACGAAAGATGGAAAGCCTCTACCTCCTGCTCCCGCTCTCGGTGCTGCTCGTGCTCGCGCTCATCGGTGTCTTCGGCTGGGCGGTGCAGGCGGGCCAGTTCGACGACCTCGAGCGTGAAGGTCTGCGCGTGCTCGACGCCGACGGCGATCCACCTGCCGGCGCTTGATCCTCGTCAAGGGCCTTCCGGAGGGTGCTTCCGACAATCGAAGCAACCCAAAAACCCAACGGACCCGACCCATGAACACCAACTCTCCGGCCCTTGCAACGCCGGTCTACAGCGACGCGGTGGTGCGCAACTTCGCGCTCGCCGCCGTGCTGTGGGGCATCGTCGGCATGGCGGTCGGCGTGCTCATCGCCGCGCAGCTGACCTGGCCCGAACTCAACTTCGGCATCTCGTGGCTCAGCTACGGCCGACTGCGCCCGCTGCACACCAACGCGGTGATCTTCGCCTTCGGCGGCAGTGCGCTCTTTGCCAGCAGCTACTACGTGGTGCAGCGCACCTGCCAGGTGTCGCTCTTCCTGCCCAAGCTCGCGGCCTTCACCTTCTGGGGCTGGCAGCTCGTGATCGTGGCGGCCGCCATCTCGCTGCCGCTCGGCTACACGCAGGGCAAGGAGTACGCCGAGCTCGAGTGGCCGATCGACCTCCTGATCGCCGCCGTGTGGGTGGCCTACGCCATCGTCTTCTTCGGCACCATCGGCATCCGCAAGATCCGCCACATCTACGTCGCCAACTGGTTCTTCGGCGGCTTCATCCTCGCCGTGGCCCTGCTGCACATCGTCAACAGCGCGGCCATCCCGGCGGGCGCGATGAAGAGCTACTCGGCCTACGCCGGCGTGCAGGACGCGATGGTCCAGTGGTGGTACGGCCACAACGCGGTGGGCTTCTTCCTCACCGCCGGCTTCCTCGGGATGATGTATTACTTCATCCCCAAGCAGGCCGAGCGGCCGGTGTACTCGTATCGCCTGTCGATCGTTCACTTCTGGGCGCTGATCTTCACCTACATGTGGGCGGGCCCGCACCACCTGCACTACA
This genomic interval carries:
- a CDS encoding cation-translocating P-type ATPase — protein: MTSPQAGVALPLPPLTPREKAALDDDAPLAKCTSWRQAADGRREAESVLALQGMYCAACAGVIEAALRRVPGVQSAEVNAASERASVRWDPSRTRASALVDAVQAAGYRALPAEHEAARGARLRESRQALWRLFVAGFCMMQVMMLTTPGYLAEPGEIAPDLAALMGWAAWVLTLPVLLFSAGPFFKGAWNALRQRRIGMDVPVALGIAVTFIAGTVVTFEPTGAFGADPYLDSMTMFVSFLLAGRWLELRARHRSTEALDALLQRLPDAVERLADDGTAETVPVARLQVGDRVRVAAGQAFPGDAQVLEGSTQVDEAMLTGESRPVERAVGDEVVGGSLNLAAPVVVRVQQLGEGTCYQQIVELLQHALTQRPGVLRLADRLAGPFLLGVLLLAAGAAAAWSVIDPTRAVWVAVAVLIVTCPCALSLAAPAALLAATGGLARRGVLVQRLDAIEALASVDTAVFDKTGTLTQDRLVLAATVLTPHADRVALLSRAASLAALSRHPLSVALVHALPAASHDWRELQEVAGRGIEAHDAQGRLWRLGAPDWVGIAVAGTATRPRVAFAPHRASLDEQVLFEFDEALRTDAQEALQELVSHGLQVRLLSGDAEGSVQAVAHRLGIARAQGQATPEDKLRTIEALQGQGHRVLMVGDGLNDGPVLARADVSFALAHGSALAQQRSDFIVLGSRLGEIPAALERARQTVRVMRQNLGWSIAYNAACVPLALTGHLPPWAAGLGMAGSSLFVVLNALRLSR
- the ccoS gene encoding cbb3-type cytochrome oxidase assembly protein CcoS, whose amino-acid sequence is MESLYLLLPLSVLLVLALIGVFGWAVQAGQFDDLEREGLRVLDADGDPPAGA
- the ccoN gene encoding cytochrome-c oxidase, cbb3-type subunit I; the encoded protein is MNTNSPALATPVYSDAVVRNFALAAVLWGIVGMAVGVLIAAQLTWPELNFGISWLSYGRLRPLHTNAVIFAFGGSALFASSYYVVQRTCQVSLFLPKLAAFTFWGWQLVIVAAAISLPLGYTQGKEYAELEWPIDLLIAAVWVAYAIVFFGTIGIRKIRHIYVANWFFGGFILAVALLHIVNSAAIPAGAMKSYSAYAGVQDAMVQWWYGHNAVGFFLTAGFLGMMYYFIPKQAERPVYSYRLSIVHFWALIFTYMWAGPHHLHYTALPDWAQSLGMIFSLVLLAPSWGGMINGIMTLSGAWHKLRDDPILKFLIVSLSFYGMSTFEGPMMSIKTVNALSHYTDWTVGHVHSGALGWVGLISMGTLYYLVPRMFGQTRMFSVKAIELHFWIATVGIVLYIAAMWIAGVMQGLMWRAVNPDGTLVYTFVESVKASFPFYVVRLLGGVLYLSGMLIMGWNVWKTAMNGRAVPVAVPPVAAAAHA